One genomic region from Amycolatopsis sp. FBCC-B4732 encodes:
- a CDS encoding ATP-binding cassette domain-containing protein, with product MPQPEPDIAVQVRGLVKTYGSTRALDGVDLDIPAGRVLGLLGPNGAGKTTTVRILTTLLRPDSGEAHVAGYDVLAQPDEVRRRIGLSGQYAAVDENLTGFENLYMVGRLYGRRKAAARSRARELLARFALEEAADRPAKGYSGGMRRRLDLAGALVAEPTVVVLDEPTTGLDPGGRLDTWGVIKELVADGTTVLLTTQYLEEADQLADSIVVIDHGRVIARGTADELKAQIGGERLELVVASPADLPATLEVLREVGTGDPTGDDHTRRAEIFVDTGPKALIEALRRLDAQGIAVQDVALHRPTLDDVFLSLTGHGAEPTEEAAK from the coding sequence ATGCCACAGCCGGAACCGGACATCGCCGTCCAGGTACGCGGGCTAGTGAAGACCTACGGTTCGACGCGCGCGCTCGACGGCGTCGACCTCGACATCCCGGCCGGGCGCGTGCTCGGCCTGCTCGGCCCGAACGGGGCCGGGAAGACCACCACCGTCCGCATCCTGACCACGTTGCTGCGACCGGACTCCGGCGAGGCGCACGTGGCCGGGTACGACGTCCTGGCCCAGCCCGACGAAGTCCGGCGGCGGATCGGGCTGTCCGGGCAGTACGCGGCCGTCGACGAGAACCTCACCGGTTTCGAGAACCTCTATATGGTCGGGCGGCTCTACGGCAGGCGGAAGGCGGCAGCCCGGTCGCGCGCCCGTGAGCTGCTCGCGCGGTTCGCGCTGGAAGAGGCCGCCGACCGGCCGGCGAAGGGCTACTCCGGCGGCATGCGGCGGCGGCTCGACCTGGCCGGCGCGCTGGTCGCGGAGCCGACCGTCGTCGTCCTCGACGAGCCGACCACCGGCCTCGACCCGGGCGGGCGCCTCGACACCTGGGGCGTCATCAAGGAACTGGTCGCCGACGGCACGACCGTGCTGCTGACCACCCAGTACCTCGAAGAAGCCGACCAGCTGGCCGACTCGATCGTGGTGATCGACCACGGCCGGGTGATCGCGCGCGGCACGGCCGACGAGCTCAAGGCCCAGATCGGCGGCGAACGGCTCGAACTGGTCGTCGCCTCCCCGGCCGACCTGCCCGCCACCCTCGAGGTGCTGCGCGAGGTGGGCACCGGCGACCCGACGGGCGACGACCACACGCGGCGCGCGGAGATCTTCGTCGACACCGGGCCCAAGGCCCTCATCGAGGCCCTGCGGCGGCTCGACGCGCAGGGCATCGCCGTCCAGGACGTCGCCCTGCACCGGCCGACGCTCGACGACGTCTTCCTGTCCCTGACCGGCCACGGCGCCGAGCCCACCGAGGAGGCCGCGAAGTGA
- a CDS encoding LysR family transcriptional regulator substrate-binding protein, whose amino-acid sequence MAERFRQREPGCRAEFCEVRPAEVLPWLREGEVDVVPAGLPLEAPDLVTGPVLVREPRLSAVAAGHPFPRREPVVTADLARVAGPVARRTRTGSLSRALGGPAGAADGRRRGGRAAGGGAHPAVPPAAGRRLRADHRRAPWVREPARKPPPRSRQASSQRISVGW is encoded by the coding sequence GTGGCCGAGCGCTTCCGGCAGCGGGAGCCGGGCTGCCGGGCCGAGTTTTGCGAGGTGCGGCCCGCCGAGGTCCTGCCCTGGCTGCGCGAGGGCGAGGTGGACGTGGTGCCGGCCGGGCTCCCGCTCGAGGCACCGGACCTGGTCACCGGCCCGGTGCTGGTGCGGGAGCCGCGCTTGTCGGCGGTCGCGGCGGGCCACCCGTTCCCGCGACGCGAGCCGGTGGTGACCGCGGACCTCGCGCGCGTTGCCGGACCCGTGGCTCGACGAACGCGCACCGGAAGCCTCAGTCGAGCCCTGGGCGGGCCTGCGGGAGCTGCTGACGGCCGGCGCCGGGGAGGGCGCGCTGCCGGTGGGGGCGCACATCCGGCGGTACCACCCGCGGCCGGACGTCGCTTACGTGCCGATCACCGACGCGCCCCGTGGGTGCGCGAGCCGGCGCGGAAGCCGCCACCCCGATCCCGTCAGGCGAGCAGCCAGCGCATCTCCGTCGGCTGGTAG
- a CDS encoding LysR family transcriptional regulator: MHFGRSAERLRVSTAQVSQPIRKLERRIGVPLFTGPAAAWS; this comes from the coding sequence CTGCACTTCGGCCGCTCGGCGGAGCGGCTGCGCGTCTCGACCGCGCAGGTCAGCCAGCCGATCCGGAAGCTCGAACGGCGGATCGGCGTGCCGCTGTTCACCGGACCAGCCGCCGCGTGGAGCTGA
- a CDS encoding M4 family metallopeptidase, translating into MHLRRPIVLAASGALIAAMCTTTAAQAQPATPNATADAQTLAVNAAAGLVASKPAALHASADDVFLAQKAISSTNGLKYVPYERSYKGLPVVGGDFVVATDSTGQVLGTSVAQDQTINLATTTAKVSKAAAEVTARQQLSAVDSVSPAQQVVYALGTPTLAWKSTVVGRDADGPSRLDVIVDAATGKVLKTQEHVLNGDGTSAWNGPNPVHLDTTHSGSTYSLKDPTITNTSCQDAANNTTFSGPDDLWGNGTASNRETGCVDALFAAQTENKMLSQWLGRNSFDGSGGGWPIRVGLNDQNAYYDGSQVQIGKNTAGGWIGSIDVVAHEHGHGIDDHTPGGISGAGTQEFVADVFGASTEWFANEPAPYDQPDFLVGEQVNLVGSGPIRNMYNPSALGDKNCYDSSVPNGEVHAAAGPGNHWFYLLAEGTNPTNGQPTSSTCNSSTITGLGVQTAVKIFYNAMLLKTTSSSYLKYRTWTLTAAKNLFPGSCTEFNTVKAAWDAISVPAQSADPTCSATGTVTVSNPGNQSTTTGGSVNLPLSASGGTAPYTWSATGLPAGLSINASTGTISGTATTAGTSNVTVTAKDAANKTGTASFTWTVGTTGGCSGQKLANGGFESGAANWTQTSGVIGQNGSSEPTHGGTYNAWLNGYGTTHTDTLAQSVSIPAGCHASLTFYLHIDSAETTTTTAYDKLTVANGSTTLGSYSNLNKASGYVLKTVDVSSAAGGTLALKFTGTEDSSLQTSFVIDDVAVTLS; encoded by the coding sequence ATGCACCTGAGACGTCCCATCGTCTTGGCCGCGAGCGGCGCGCTGATAGCCGCTATGTGCACGACCACCGCAGCCCAGGCCCAGCCCGCCACCCCGAACGCCACCGCGGACGCCCAGACCCTGGCCGTCAACGCGGCGGCCGGCCTGGTCGCCAGCAAGCCGGCCGCGCTGCACGCCAGCGCGGACGACGTTTTCCTCGCCCAGAAAGCGATTTCCTCGACCAACGGGCTCAAGTACGTCCCCTACGAGCGCAGCTACAAGGGCCTCCCGGTCGTCGGCGGCGACTTCGTCGTCGCGACCGACTCGACGGGCCAGGTGCTGGGCACCTCCGTCGCGCAGGACCAGACCATCAACCTCGCCACCACCACCGCCAAGGTCTCCAAGGCCGCGGCCGAGGTGACCGCCCGGCAGCAGCTGTCCGCCGTGGACAGCGTGAGCCCGGCCCAGCAGGTCGTCTACGCGCTCGGCACGCCGACGCTGGCGTGGAAGAGCACCGTCGTCGGCCGCGACGCCGACGGCCCGAGCCGCCTCGACGTCATCGTCGACGCCGCCACGGGCAAGGTGCTCAAGACCCAGGAGCACGTCCTCAACGGTGACGGCACCAGCGCCTGGAACGGCCCGAACCCGGTGCACCTCGACACCACCCACTCGGGCAGCACGTACTCGCTGAAGGACCCGACGATCACCAACACGTCCTGCCAGGACGCGGCCAACAACACCACGTTCAGCGGACCGGACGACCTCTGGGGCAACGGCACCGCCAGCAACCGCGAAACCGGCTGCGTCGACGCGCTGTTCGCCGCGCAGACCGAGAACAAGATGCTCTCGCAGTGGCTGGGCCGCAACAGCTTCGACGGCAGCGGCGGCGGCTGGCCGATCCGCGTCGGCCTGAACGACCAGAACGCCTACTACGACGGCAGCCAGGTCCAGATCGGCAAGAACACCGCCGGCGGCTGGATCGGCTCGATCGACGTCGTCGCGCACGAGCACGGCCACGGCATCGACGACCACACCCCCGGCGGCATCTCGGGTGCGGGCACCCAGGAGTTCGTCGCGGACGTCTTCGGCGCTTCGACCGAGTGGTTCGCGAACGAGCCGGCCCCCTACGACCAGCCGGACTTCCTCGTCGGCGAGCAGGTCAACCTGGTCGGCTCCGGCCCGATCCGCAACATGTACAACCCGTCGGCGCTGGGCGACAAGAACTGCTACGACAGCTCCGTCCCCAACGGTGAGGTGCACGCGGCCGCCGGCCCCGGCAACCACTGGTTCTACCTGCTGGCCGAAGGCACCAACCCGACCAACGGGCAGCCGACCAGCTCGACGTGCAACAGCTCCACGATCACCGGCCTCGGCGTGCAGACCGCGGTGAAGATCTTCTACAACGCGATGCTGCTCAAGACCACCAGCAGCTCGTACCTGAAGTACCGCACCTGGACGCTGACCGCGGCGAAGAACCTCTTCCCGGGCAGCTGCACCGAGTTCAACACCGTCAAGGCGGCGTGGGACGCCATCTCCGTCCCGGCGCAGTCGGCCGACCCGACCTGCTCGGCGACCGGCACCGTCACGGTTTCCAACCCGGGCAACCAGTCCACCACGACCGGCGGTTCGGTGAACCTGCCGCTGTCGGCCAGCGGTGGCACCGCGCCGTACACCTGGTCGGCCACCGGTCTCCCGGCCGGCCTGTCGATCAACGCCTCCACCGGCACGATCTCGGGCACCGCGACCACCGCGGGCACCTCGAACGTCACCGTGACGGCGAAGGACGCGGCCAACAAGACCGGCACGGCGTCGTTCACGTGGACCGTCGGCACCACCGGCGGCTGCTCCGGCCAGAAGCTGGCCAACGGCGGGTTCGAGTCGGGCGCGGCGAACTGGACGCAGACCAGCGGCGTGATCGGGCAGAACGGCTCCAGCGAGCCCACGCACGGCGGCACCTACAACGCGTGGCTCAACGGGTACGGCACGACGCACACCGACACGCTCGCGCAGTCGGTGAGCATCCCGGCCGGCTGCCACGCCAGCCTGACGTTCTACCTGCACATCGACTCCGCGGAGACGACCACCACCACCGCCTACGACAAGCTGACCGTCGCCAACGGCAGCACGACGCTGGGCAGCTACTCCAACCTGAACAAGGCGTCCGGGTACGTGCTCAAGACGGTCGACGTTTCGTCGGCCGCCGGCGGCACCCTCGCGCTGAAGTTCACCGGCACCGAAGACAGCTCGCTGCAGACCTCGTTCGTCATCGACGACGTGGCCGTGACCCTGAGCTGA
- a CDS encoding 4-oxalocrotonate tautomerase family protein, with protein MPFANFKVPAGTLTAEQKEQLVTRTTDLYAEIYGDRARANTMVLVEEVADGGWGIGGDVLTLAKLQAG; from the coding sequence ATGCCGTTCGCCAACTTCAAGGTCCCCGCCGGCACCCTGACCGCCGAGCAGAAGGAGCAGCTCGTCACGCGCACCACCGACCTGTACGCCGAGATCTACGGCGACCGTGCCCGCGCGAACACGATGGTGCTGGTCGAGGAGGTCGCCGACGGCGGCTGGGGCATCGGCGGCGACGTGCTCACCCTCGCGAAGCTGCAGGCCGGCTGA
- the msrA gene encoding peptide-methionine (S)-S-oxide reductase MsrA, whose protein sequence is MTTSTERAVLAGGCFWGMQELFRRQPGVISTRVGYSGGDVPNATYRNHGTHAEAIEVVYDPARTTFRDLLEFFFQVHDPTTKNRQGNDIGVSYRSAIFFENDEQKRVAEDTIADVEASGLWPGKVVTEVSPAGDFWEAEPEHQDYLQRIPNGYTCHFVRPGWKLPKREKTA, encoded by the coding sequence GTGACCACGTCAACCGAAAGGGCCGTCCTGGCCGGCGGCTGCTTCTGGGGCATGCAGGAGCTGTTCCGCCGTCAGCCCGGGGTGATCTCGACCCGGGTCGGTTACAGCGGCGGCGACGTCCCGAACGCCACCTACCGCAACCACGGCACGCACGCCGAGGCCATCGAGGTGGTCTACGACCCCGCGCGGACCACGTTCCGCGACCTGCTCGAGTTCTTCTTCCAGGTGCACGACCCGACGACGAAGAACCGCCAGGGCAACGACATCGGCGTGAGCTACCGCTCGGCGATCTTCTTCGAGAACGACGAGCAGAAGCGGGTCGCCGAGGACACCATCGCCGACGTCGAGGCATCGGGGCTGTGGCCCGGCAAGGTCGTCACCGAAGTCAGCCCGGCCGGCGACTTCTGGGAGGCCGAGCCCGAGCACCAGGACTACCTGCAGCGCATTCCGAACGGGTACACCTGCCACTTCGTGCGCCCGGGCTGGAAGCTCCCGAAGCGCGAGAAGACCGCCTGA
- a CDS encoding TetR/AcrR family transcriptional regulator has protein sequence MDQRTRILTAAADLLSRSADVSTRAVCEAAGVGAPALYRQFGDKDGLLAAVVDHGFEQYLAGKRAAAPSPDPVRDLRDGWDNHVAFAVGHPHHYRLMYAGLSTPPGAAAEAHELLLAVLERCAAAGRLKVPPPLAAQMVMAANAGVALSMITRPSLYPDLAFSVRVRESVLAGILAEEQLEPSADVAAAATTLGALLGDAAPPGLSASEASLLREWLVRLTIHSGH, from the coding sequence GTGGACCAGAGAACGCGCATCCTGACGGCGGCGGCCGACCTGCTCTCGCGATCGGCGGACGTCTCGACGCGGGCCGTCTGCGAAGCCGCCGGGGTCGGCGCGCCGGCGTTGTACCGGCAGTTCGGCGACAAGGACGGGCTGCTCGCCGCCGTCGTCGACCACGGGTTCGAGCAGTACCTCGCCGGCAAGCGGGCGGCGGCACCGTCGCCGGACCCGGTGCGCGACCTGCGGGACGGGTGGGACAACCACGTCGCCTTCGCCGTGGGGCACCCGCACCACTACCGCCTGATGTACGCGGGCCTCTCGACGCCGCCCGGCGCGGCCGCAGAGGCCCATGAACTGCTGCTCGCGGTGCTGGAGCGCTGCGCGGCCGCCGGACGCCTGAAGGTGCCGCCGCCGCTCGCCGCGCAGATGGTGATGGCGGCCAACGCGGGGGTGGCGCTGTCGATGATCACCCGGCCGTCGCTCTACCCGGACCTGGCGTTCTCCGTCCGCGTCCGGGAAAGCGTCCTGGCCGGCATCCTCGCCGAAGAGCAGCTGGAGCCGTCCGCGGACGTCGCCGCCGCGGCGACGACGCTCGGCGCCCTGCTGGGCGACGCGGCCCCGCCGGGACTGAGCGCGAGCGAGGCGTCGCTGCTGCGCGAGTGGCTGGTGCGGCTGACTATCCACAGTGGACATTAG
- a CDS encoding OsmC family protein has protein sequence MDTEELRATQAPLKDKYRESPESAVVTLHADAELDGLGISCKVETGRAVVEAGLHPATGGDGTLACSGDMLLEALVACAGVTLRAVATSLGLEVRGGRVRAEGDLDFRGTLAVAKDAPVGFRAIRLSFDLDTDASEDELATLKKLTERYCVVFQSLRTPPEFAVALSAN, from the coding sequence ATGGACACCGAAGAACTGCGTGCGACCCAGGCCCCGCTGAAGGACAAGTACCGCGAAAGCCCGGAGAGCGCGGTCGTCACCCTGCACGCCGACGCCGAACTGGACGGCCTCGGCATCTCCTGCAAGGTCGAAACCGGCCGCGCGGTCGTCGAGGCGGGCCTGCACCCGGCAACCGGCGGCGACGGCACCCTCGCCTGTTCGGGCGACATGCTGCTCGAAGCGCTCGTCGCGTGCGCGGGGGTGACGCTGCGCGCGGTGGCGACGTCGCTAGGCCTCGAGGTCCGCGGCGGGCGCGTGCGCGCCGAGGGCGACCTCGACTTCCGCGGCACGCTGGCGGTCGCGAAGGACGCGCCGGTGGGCTTCCGCGCGATCCGGCTGTCCTTCGACCTGGACACCGACGCATCGGAAGACGAGCTCGCCACGCTGAAGAAACTGACCGAGCGCTACTGCGTGGTGTTCCAATCGTTGCGGACGCCGCCGGAGTTCGCCGTGGCGCTTTCCGCGAATTGA
- a CDS encoding STAS domain-containing protein, which translates to MRDQDGIATERTSGVLVVEVRGRLDIDTVTQWTAVIEATLCELPGPHRLVIDLGQLEFLSARGIRGLQRAFELCHERGISGCLIANPGSAVEKVIRLTGLAGRVPVFSHRLAAIAAYQPTEMRWLLA; encoded by the coding sequence ATGCGCGACCAAGACGGGATCGCCACCGAACGGACCAGCGGCGTACTGGTCGTCGAAGTGCGAGGCCGGCTCGACATCGACACGGTCACCCAGTGGACGGCGGTGATCGAGGCCACCCTCTGCGAACTGCCGGGACCGCACCGGCTGGTGATCGACCTCGGGCAGCTGGAATTCCTTTCGGCACGCGGGATCCGCGGTCTGCAGCGGGCGTTCGAGCTGTGCCACGAGCGGGGGATTTCCGGCTGCCTGATCGCGAACCCGGGCAGCGCGGTGGAGAAGGTGATCCGGCTGACGGGCCTGGCGGGACGGGTACCGGTGTTTTCCCACCGGCTGGCGGCGATCGCGGCCTACCAGCCGACGGAGATGCGCTGGCTGCTCGCCTGA